The genomic window GGCTCCCAGTGTGGCCCCAGCGCCTCGCGACCCATCGTCTCGAAATCGATGATTCCGTTGACTACGCTCTTGAGCGTTTCCTTCTGTCCGGCGCTGAAAGTGTCTCGATCGCCCAGGATGGTTTTGATTTCGAGGTCTCTCGCCTGCAGCATCTTTCGGATCTCGGCCGGCGACTTCTGTGCGATGGCGGACCATGGAAGGACCGCTGCGGTGAGCATCAGGACGGCTATGACTACGATTCTGTACACGATACAAGACGGTCAGTGAAGATTTCGGGTCTACCCGATATGCTGGCTGACGGTTTCAGCCTCTACCCTGCAGTCATTCAACAAGTATGCCGGAGTCGATGGTCTGCCTGAGCATCCCACATGATCTGAGGAGTTTGAGCGCCGCCAGATTGTAGCGATACGTCGCCTGGTACCGGTCCGCCTGCAGATCGAGGTTGGCGCGTACGGCTTTTACGAGATTTTCGGTATCTCCCAGGT from Rhodothermales bacterium includes these protein-coding regions:
- a CDS encoding ABC transporter substrate-binding protein, with product MYRIVVIAVLMLTAAVLPWSAIAQKSPAEIRKMLQARDLEIKTILGDRDTFSAGQKETLKSVVNGIIDFETMGREALGPHWEP